One genomic window of Vibrio rhizosphaerae includes the following:
- a CDS encoding APC family permease — protein sequence MKQTTLKKESLGLWSIVFFVIAAASPLTGAVGALPIAFMAGNGPGIPGIYVVAGILLTLFSFGFIAMSRHVVNSGAFYSYVSKGLGPSSGLAAFFVAILAYLSMVFSVSSLFGFFASIFLASNFGIDVPWWMLAIANQVIVVLLGIAKVEIGGRILGVLMLLEVAIILLVDLVIIKQPIAMEFTSFTPSVTFSGNAGVGLIFAICSFIGFEASAIYSEECKTPEKTIPRATLVAVAIITIFYAFTAWAIVQYVGDTKVGEVAAQDPGMFIYNIADQLLGPWSSQVMSVLLITSLFAATQAFHNTLSRYLFSLSRDGLCWSKFSTLHPKYHTPYVASLIQGVAIVVGLLILVSMGLDPMANIFAWASALGAISILALQCAVSFAVVAFFMRNPSLQASLWSRLISPALAAIGMVLSLYMVINNLDVLSGSNSPVVRALPYLVVAFAVLGFVIAKRLHQANPARFASMTKVVNTLK from the coding sequence ATGAAACAGACCACATTAAAAAAAGAGAGCTTAGGACTATGGTCGATAGTATTTTTCGTCATAGCCGCCGCGTCTCCTCTAACCGGTGCGGTGGGTGCATTACCTATTGCTTTTATGGCTGGAAATGGTCCAGGTATTCCCGGAATCTATGTTGTTGCGGGGATTCTGCTGACGTTGTTTAGCTTTGGTTTTATTGCAATGAGCCGTCATGTCGTTAACTCAGGTGCATTTTACTCCTACGTGAGCAAAGGGCTTGGCCCTTCTTCTGGTTTAGCGGCTTTCTTTGTTGCGATTCTGGCCTATCTGTCGATGGTTTTTTCTGTCAGCTCATTATTCGGTTTCTTTGCCAGCATTTTCTTAGCGAGTAATTTTGGTATCGATGTGCCCTGGTGGATGTTGGCTATCGCCAATCAGGTGATCGTGGTATTACTGGGGATTGCTAAAGTAGAAATTGGCGGACGGATTCTTGGGGTTCTCATGCTACTTGAGGTCGCGATTATTCTCTTAGTTGACCTGGTGATCATCAAACAGCCGATTGCCATGGAATTTACCTCTTTCACACCTTCTGTAACATTCAGTGGCAACGCTGGCGTCGGACTTATATTTGCTATCTGTTCTTTTATCGGTTTTGAAGCCTCTGCAATTTATTCGGAAGAGTGCAAAACGCCGGAAAAAACAATTCCCCGGGCTACGCTCGTGGCGGTCGCAATTATCACCATATTCTATGCTTTCACAGCATGGGCCATCGTCCAATACGTGGGCGACACCAAAGTTGGTGAAGTTGCGGCACAAGACCCGGGGATGTTCATTTACAACATTGCAGATCAATTACTGGGCCCTTGGTCGAGTCAAGTCATGTCCGTTTTACTGATCACGAGTCTCTTTGCTGCGACTCAGGCCTTCCACAATACACTTTCACGCTACTTATTCTCTTTAAGCCGTGATGGATTGTGCTGGTCAAAGTTCTCAACATTGCATCCCAAATATCACACGCCGTATGTCGCCAGCCTGATTCAAGGGGTCGCCATCGTCGTTGGTTTGCTAATACTGGTCTCAATGGGCCTTGATCCAATGGCTAATATTTTTGCTTGGGCATCTGCGCTTGGTGCAATCTCCATACTCGCCCTACAGTGTGCGGTTTCATTTGCTGTCGTGGCTTTCTTTATGAGAAATCCGTCGTTACAAGCCTCCCTTTGGAGCCGCTTAATTTCGCCGGCGCTGGCAGCTATCGGCATGGTTCTTTCCTTATATATGGTGATTAATAATCTCGACGTCCTCAGTGGATCGAACTCACCGGTAGTCAGAGCGTTACCTTATTTAGTCGTCGCTTTTGCGGTACTGGGCTTTGTGATCGCCAAGCGATTGCATCAAGCCAATCCGGCTCGCTTTGCCAGCATGACTAAGGTTGTGAATACGTTGAAATAA
- a CDS encoding cytochrome b encodes MKYSKSIRTIHWLSATIVIGLLALGIYMTPYDEANAAFADNLYFWHKSFGVLFFIIVLVRIFVRRRSKLPPLPDGISKTERVIVNLAHKLFYILMVAIPLLGYIQSSSYEYSDGVHFFFFDLPELLPKNQAVYEVANTLHKWLSFVLIGLITLHILGALRHRLFDRKNDVLKRIL; translated from the coding sequence TTGAAATACTCTAAATCGATCAGAACAATACATTGGTTAAGCGCGACTATCGTTATAGGTTTACTTGCTTTAGGTATCTATATGACGCCGTATGATGAAGCAAATGCTGCATTTGCAGATAACTTATATTTTTGGCACAAGTCGTTTGGGGTACTATTTTTCATCATTGTGCTGGTGCGTATATTTGTGCGCAGAAGAAGTAAATTACCCCCGTTACCAGATGGCATATCAAAAACGGAGAGAGTGATTGTCAATCTGGCCCATAAATTATTTTACATTTTGATGGTGGCGATTCCCCTGCTGGGATACATCCAATCGAGCTCTTATGAGTATAGTGATGGGGTACATTTCTTCTTTTTTGATTTACCTGAGCTCTTACCAAAGAATCAAGCGGTCTATGAGGTCGCCAACACATTACATAAATGGCTGTCATTTGTATTAATCGGTCTGATTACATTACACATACTTGGCGCGTTACGGCACCGTTTATTCGACAGAAAAAATGATGTCTTAAAGAGAATTTTGTAA
- the rsmI gene encoding 16S rRNA (cytidine(1402)-2'-O)-methyltransferase: MTNHKTLQEQAPTLYIVPTPIGNLGDITQRAIEVLSQVDLIAAEDTRHTGKLLSHLNIQTKTFALHDHNEQDRASVLVDKLLSGQSIALVSDAGTPLISDPGYHLVKLCRQADVKVVPLPGPCAVITALSASGLPSDRFSFEGFLPPKTKARKDKLAAIAHDERTCIFYESTHRIVESLQDLQAVLGPEREVVLARELTKTFETIQGLPLGELIPWVMADENRRKGEMVLLIHGYRRTESDEFSEDAVRMLKILVQELPLKKAAGLVAEMYHLKKNALYKWGLEHLD, encoded by the coding sequence ATGACGAATCATAAAACGTTGCAGGAGCAAGCGCCAACACTATACATTGTTCCTACACCAATTGGTAATCTCGGTGATATAACGCAAAGAGCCATTGAGGTTCTTTCTCAGGTTGATCTGATTGCTGCTGAGGATACACGCCACACAGGGAAACTTTTATCTCACCTGAATATTCAAACCAAAACCTTTGCTCTGCATGACCATAATGAACAGGATAGAGCTTCAGTCTTGGTTGATAAACTGCTATCCGGACAGTCCATTGCTTTAGTCTCTGATGCAGGAACGCCATTGATCAGCGATCCAGGATATCATCTTGTAAAACTTTGTCGTCAGGCTGATGTAAAAGTCGTCCCTTTGCCGGGGCCTTGTGCTGTGATTACCGCATTAAGTGCGTCTGGGTTACCATCGGATCGGTTTAGTTTTGAAGGTTTCCTTCCTCCGAAAACAAAAGCTCGTAAAGATAAACTAGCAGCGATTGCGCATGATGAGCGAACTTGTATTTTCTATGAATCGACCCATCGCATCGTTGAATCACTGCAAGATTTACAGGCGGTTCTTGGCCCAGAACGAGAAGTTGTTCTGGCAAGAGAGCTGACCAAAACCTTTGAGACGATTCAGGGGTTGCCACTGGGAGAACTGATCCCGTGGGTGATGGCCGATGAAAACCGTCGTAAAGGTGAAATGGTTTTACTGATTCATGGGTATCGCCGTACTGAGTCAGATGAATTTTCTGAGGATGCCGTTCGGATGCTGAAAATCCTCGTTCAGGAGCTTCCTTTGAAAAAAGCGGCGGGGCTCGTGGCTGAAATGTATCATCTGAAGAAAAACGCACTCTATAAGTGGGGACTTGAACATCTGGATTGA
- a CDS encoding penicillin-binding protein activator, producing MAQKKHNRLNVARLIAQITFTILLAACASNSPDSNRVDITQSPTLSSQDYLMRADSNEGSIQNDWLIMALKAAVKENQVAQANLLLFRLTKQNLSETQQAEWQLARARLFLNNNQNEAALERLTFKPWWKLPDAQWLAFYQTRADIFISLEKWFDAARALVEVYDLSPENLQPKVARQIWQNLSHYSATEITELNVSSDEDELAGWLQLAIYMKTLDGDLTQLKNTLEKWLAENSHHPAALHMPGGVKAVLAMKISTPKKTALLLPLSGKFSQQAQLIRDGFMFAMMNDQNRDPDMTLSVIDTNEQSFSDTVNQLMQEHIDFVVGPLIKEDITQLQQIEQQKKHQIPMLALNIPENIHPNSAACYFALSPEQEASQAAKYLFRQGYQYPLILVPQGSYGERVADAFQQEWQKYSKHPLTISEFGDKRHLQQNINAVFGLQDSQKNIAQMESLLDMKLESQPRSRRDIDTVYIVANSAELTLLKPFIEVAINPDTTQPKLFSSSRSNSGNQYEDLSGVTFSDIPLLLKPQATTKTQMDALWSKDSNAEKRLKAMGMDAYTLMTSLPQMKAVEGYQVQGQTGTLSIDKQCIVQQELSWGEYGSL from the coding sequence ATGGCTCAGAAAAAGCATAACAGACTCAATGTGGCACGCCTAATCGCTCAGATTACCTTCACAATCCTTCTTGCGGCATGTGCTTCCAATTCACCAGACTCGAACCGTGTCGATATTACACAAAGCCCGACACTCAGTTCTCAGGACTATCTCATGAGAGCCGACAGCAATGAAGGGTCAATACAAAATGACTGGCTGATCATGGCACTCAAAGCAGCGGTGAAAGAAAACCAAGTTGCTCAAGCAAATTTACTGCTATTCCGGCTCACCAAACAAAACCTGAGTGAAACGCAACAAGCGGAATGGCAACTTGCCCGGGCCAGACTCTTTCTCAACAATAATCAGAATGAAGCTGCACTGGAAAGACTAACGTTTAAACCGTGGTGGAAACTGCCTGATGCTCAATGGTTAGCATTCTATCAGACTAGAGCCGATATTTTTATCAGTCTTGAAAAATGGTTTGATGCTGCCCGGGCTTTAGTCGAAGTTTATGATCTGAGCCCGGAGAATCTCCAACCGAAAGTTGCCCGTCAGATCTGGCAAAATCTTTCTCATTATTCCGCAACAGAAATAACAGAGTTAAATGTTTCATCAGATGAAGATGAGTTAGCGGGTTGGCTGCAACTCGCCATTTATATGAAAACGCTCGATGGCGATCTCACCCAACTCAAAAATACACTCGAAAAATGGTTAGCAGAAAATAGCCATCATCCGGCAGCACTACATATGCCCGGCGGTGTCAAAGCGGTTTTGGCGATGAAGATTTCAACGCCGAAGAAAACGGCTTTGCTGCTACCTCTGAGCGGTAAATTTTCTCAGCAGGCGCAGTTAATCCGGGATGGATTTATGTTTGCGATGATGAATGATCAGAACAGAGATCCGGACATGACGCTGAGTGTGATCGATACCAACGAACAATCATTTTCAGATACGGTCAATCAGTTGATGCAAGAACATATCGACTTCGTTGTCGGCCCGTTGATTAAAGAAGATATCACCCAGTTGCAACAAATCGAGCAACAGAAAAAACACCAAATTCCAATGCTGGCCTTGAATATTCCTGAAAACATTCATCCGAATTCAGCCGCATGCTATTTTGCCTTGTCTCCAGAACAAGAAGCCAGTCAGGCCGCAAAATATTTATTCCGTCAGGGATATCAGTATCCGTTGATTCTTGTGCCTCAAGGCAGTTACGGTGAAAGAGTAGCAGATGCGTTCCAACAAGAGTGGCAGAAATATAGTAAACACCCACTCACTATCAGCGAATTTGGTGATAAGCGCCATTTACAGCAAAATATCAATGCGGTTTTCGGCCTTCAGGACAGTCAGAAAAATATTGCACAAATGGAATCATTACTGGATATGAAGCTGGAAAGTCAGCCCCGTAGCCGACGTGATATCGATACAGTCTATATTGTTGCCAATAGCGCGGAGCTCACACTACTCAAACCATTTATCGAAGTAGCGATCAACCCGGACACCACGCAACCGAAACTGTTTTCAAGTTCTCGGAGTAATAGCGGTAATCAATATGAAGATCTCTCAGGGGTAACCTTCAGTGATATTCCGCTTTTGCTCAAACCTCAAGCCACGACCAAAACACAGATGGACGCATTGTGGTCTAAAGATTCGAATGCCGAAAAACGCTTGAAAGCCATGGGAATGGATGCGTACACGTTAATGACATCTCTCCCGCAAATGAAAGCTGTCGAGGGGTATCAAGTTCAGGGGCAAACGGGCACTCTCAGTATTGATAAGCAATGTATCGTCCAGCAGGAATTAAGCTGGGGAGAATATGGCTCGCTTTAG
- a CDS encoding YraN family protein, with protein sequence MARFSHREIGARYEQAASAFLLERGLQLITQNFSCRTGEIDLIMRDQQTTVFVEVKYRKNRYFGHAAEAVTPTKTKKLIQTAQFWLLKQGLSPYDTDFRFDVIAIHQDGDHIDWFQNAITQE encoded by the coding sequence ATGGCTCGCTTTAGCCACCGGGAAATTGGTGCTCGCTATGAACAAGCAGCGTCGGCCTTTTTATTGGAACGAGGCTTACAATTGATCACCCAAAATTTTTCATGTCGCACGGGTGAAATTGATTTGATTATGCGAGATCAACAAACGACGGTATTTGTTGAAGTTAAATATAGAAAGAACCGATACTTCGGTCATGCGGCAGAAGCCGTGACACCGACAAAAACAAAAAAATTAATTCAGACCGCTCAGTTCTGGCTATTAAAACAAGGTTTGTCACCTTATGACACTGATTTTCGTTTCGATGTGATTGCCATTCATCAAGATGGCGATCACATCGATTGGTTTCAAAATGCAATAACGCAGGAATAA
- a CDS encoding phosphoheptose isomerase yields the protein MLESIKASFTESIQIQIAAAEALPDAITHAAQAMVASLLNGNKILCCGNGGSSANAQQFASCLLNRFETERPSLPAMALTADNTTMTAVANDYHYQEIFSKQVRAFGQANDILLAISTSGNSKNIIKAMEAAVTRDMTIIALTGKDGGEMAGLLGENDVEIRIPSLRTARIHEVHMVTLHCLCDLIDQVLFPPHEE from the coding sequence ATGCTCGAAAGCATTAAAGCTAGTTTTACTGAAAGTATCCAAATTCAGATTGCTGCCGCTGAAGCATTACCAGATGCTATTACACATGCAGCACAAGCGATGGTTGCCAGCTTGCTCAATGGTAATAAAATCCTTTGTTGCGGCAATGGTGGGTCATCAGCAAATGCGCAACAGTTTGCCTCTTGCCTACTCAACCGTTTCGAAACTGAGCGCCCTAGCCTTCCGGCGATGGCCTTGACGGCAGATAATACAACCATGACGGCTGTCGCCAATGATTACCATTATCAAGAAATTTTTTCCAAACAGGTGCGGGCCTTCGGACAAGCAAACGATATCTTGTTGGCCATCTCAACCAGTGGTAATAGTAAAAATATTATCAAAGCGATGGAAGCGGCAGTGACCCGAGATATGACGATCATTGCCCTGACAGGCAAAGATGGTGGTGAAATGGCCGGTTTGCTGGGAGAAAATGATGTTGAAATTCGCATCCCATCGCTCCGAACGGCTCGGATTCATGAAGTCCATATGGTCACATTGCACTGTCTCTGTGACCTGATAGATCAAGTTTTATTTCCTCCCCATGAAGAGTAA